In a genomic window of Vigna angularis cultivar LongXiaoDou No.4 chromosome 6, ASM1680809v1, whole genome shotgun sequence:
- the LOC108342607 gene encoding uncharacterized protein LOC108342607 — MDAEEVLSLFDSCWFGYQTSKERSSSSTPTNSHENSDHQIKEEPSEPMLLRFQSTHNRSMSDQLSSMTCFNDDSLSPDSVFSPKLQTILSGKDVTDSEVQVRHEVLPKKRERKKKRQSKSLSDLEFEELKGFMDLGFVFSEEDKDSSLASILPGLQRLGKSDEEEEDCDGSAVQRPYLSEAWKVQEKSKKENPLVNWKIPALNNEIDIKDSLRWWAHTVASTVR; from the coding sequence ATGGATGCAGAAGAAGTCTTGAGCCTCTTTGATTCATGCTGGTTTGGGTATCAAACATCGAAGGAACGCTCAAGTTCATCAACACCGACAAATTCTCATGAAAATTCAGATCATCAAATAAAAGAAGAACCATCAGAACCAATGCTTTTGCGCTTCCAAAGCACTCACAACAGGTCCATGAGCGACCAGTTGAGTTCCATGACATGTTTCAACGATGATTCTCTTTCCCCAGACTCAGTTTTTTCGCCAAAGCTTCAAACCATTCTCTCGGGAAAAGATGTCACAGACTCAGAAGTACAGGTGCGGCATGAAGTGTTGCCTAAGAAGagggaaaggaagaagaaaaggcaAAGCAAGAGTTTGTCAGACCTTGAATTTGAGGAGTTAAAAGGGTTCATGGATCTGGGGTTTGTTTTCTCAGAGGAAGATAAGGACTCTAGTTTGGCTTCAATCCTTCCTGGCTTGCAAAGGTTAGGGAAGAGTGACGAGGAAGAAGAGGATTGTGATGGGTCTGCAGTACAAAGACCTTACCTCTCGGAAGCGTGGAAGGTTCAAGAAAAAAGTAAGAAAGAGAACCCTCTCGTGAATTGGAAAATTCCTGCTCTGAACAATGAAATTGACATAAAAGATAGTCTCAGGTGGTGGGCTCATACTGTTGCTTCCACTGTTAGATGA